The genomic segment CGCTCAGCGCGGCCTCCAGCGCGGGGAGGGCGTCCCGGGCCGGTTCACCGATCACCCCGAGCTTGATGGCCGCGCTCAGGCGGATGTCGTTTTCCTTGTCCTTGAGCGCCTCGATCAGCGCCGGCAAGACCTGAGCCGGCTCCCCGTTCGGTACGGTGCGCACCGCGATCACCCGGTCGCGCTCGTCTCCGCCCTTCAGGTCGGTCAGCAGTTCGGAGGTCGATTTCTCCTTCGTGCCGCAGCCCGCACACGCCAGCGCGCCCAGGACCAGAACCAGATACGTCCGAATGCTCACGGCTCACGCCCTCCGTACTCAGATCAACACGCCGTCTTCAACGGGTCGAGAATCAGAAATCGCCGAGCACTTCGCCGCCGCCGACGGTGGCGAGCGCCTGGTAGGTGGTCGGGTTGATGCCGCTGGTCAGGAACCGCACCGAGCCGTCCCCGAACAGGAAGTTCGCCCCCTTGCCCGTGTGGTAGCTGTAGAACGTGTCGGGGTCGAAGATCGGGAAGTCGGCGCTCGGCAGGTGCGTGGCGTTGCAGTGGGCGAGGACCAGGGCCTCGCCGTAATCCGCGTTGTCGTAGGCGGACCCGTTGGAACCGGTGGGCGCCTGGGACGGGGGCGTGTTCGGAGCGGTGGCGGGCTGCGTCGCCATCCAGGCGGGGCACCGGCCCCCCGGAACGGCCCCGGTCCAGGTGCTCGGCGCGTGGTTGCTGGAGCGCTCGCCGACGAAGATGGTGTTGCTCATCCCGTCGGTCACACTCGCTATCCGCGTGTGGCTGTTGCGGTAGAACACGCCGGCCCCGCCCGAGCCATACACGCCGCTCCCCCCGTCCGCCCCGGCGCCGGCCTGCGGGTTCCCGCTGGCGCCGTTGAAGCACTCCTCCCAGCCGTTGCAGCCGACATAATTGCTGCTCGCCACCGTGGCGATGGGGCTGCTGAAACTGCTGTCGTAGATGGAATAGCTCTGCTGGTACGGGTCCGAGGGGCACAGGAAGACCGACAGTTGGAGCTGGGAGACCTGCGCGTTGACGCCGGTCCCTACCGGCTGGTTCAGGTTGATCTGGTTGTAGACGTTGCCCTGTTCGAGGTAGGGCAACACATAGGCCGCCCACCCCCAACCCGGCCCCACGTCGTTGTCCGGGGTGCTTGTCGTGCTGGTGTTGCCGTCGGTGTAGCCCGGCGGGAAGTACCCGTTCACGTTCTCGTAATTGTGGAGCGCCAGGCCGATCTGTTTGAGGTTGTTCTGACACTTCATGCGCGCGGCGGCCTCGCGCACCTTTTGGACGGCAGGGAGCAGGAGGCCGATGAGGATCGCGATGATCGCGATCACCACCAGCAACTCGATCAGCGTGAAGCCCCGCGGGCTCTTCGGGGCAGACGTATTGCGAGCCGATCGCACGGTATGACTCCTACACATCAGGCGATAACGTCGAATACGATGATAGCAACCGAGTAGTTCAAAGTAAAACAAAATTATTCCAAAGGCGACGTGATATGCCGTCCCGGTTACAGGGTCCGAAATAAGGACGGTCCGGGACGCACCCTGAATCTGGCGTTCAGCCGGGTAGGGAAGGGCGTGTGGGGCGGGATCTCTGCGTGGGCGTCCGGTGGGTCTGTAGGTCGCGGTCGAGCGTGGCTTTGCACGCGAGGCCCGACGGCGGCCCGCCTGGCGGATCACGCTGAGCCCGTTGGTGCGCACGAACACGATCGGCAACGCCCGAAATGGCACGATCCGAACCGGTTCATGTATGAGCAGCAGTGTGCTCCGTCCGCGAAGAAGTGAAACCGGCTGAAATCACCCGGCCAGAAGTGCCGCCGACCGGGTGTTTGGAGGACATGTGATCGGACCGCCGACTGGCACCATTCGCGGCGGCTTTATTTCTTCGCAGGCGCCAGAAGCGCGTCCGCTTTCGTCGGGTGCTTCTGCACGTAGTCGGCGATGCCGTTGAAGAACTCGAGGAACTGCTCGGCGCCTTGTTCAGCGACCTTCGGTGTCGTCGCACCGAGCACGCGCAGCGCCAGCGCCGCCGCCCGGCTGTCGCTGTGAATGTACACCTGGACGCTCGTGCTGAACGCGGCCACACCTTCCTTGGCCGCCTTCTGATGGCGCGTCAGCACCGCGACCGCCTTGACCGGCACCGACGGGGTGGCGAGCGACGGCTTCACCTTGCCCGTCGCGTACCACACGAGCCCGTCGGCGAACGTGCCGACGCTGCGCCACACCACCTCGCTGCCGTTATCGTCGGCCCACGCGAACGAGCCGTTGCCGGTGTCGGCAATCGGCACCGCGGGCACCTTCAGCCGCTGCCACGCCAGCGCCACGCGGTCCGGGTGCTCGAAGAGCCATTCGTACATGGAGACGGTGCAGATCACGGCCGGGGCCGTGGCCCGGGTCGAAACGGTCGGCTGCTTCACCACTTTCAGAACCGCATCGCGGTAGTCGGGGTGAACGGTCTCGGACAGGTTGACGCGCACTGCCCCGGCGGTGTTCGGCAGGGCCTCCGGCATCGGAGCCGACATCGCGGGGGCCGGTGTCGCGGGGCGCGGGTCCGCGGCCCCGGCGGGGACGAGCGAGACGGCCGCTGCGACACCACCCAACAGCACTTTCAGCGCCTGGCCCGGTCCGATCATGGAACACCTCGTCCGTGGCGTCCGAGTGCGGTCCGCTCGGGTGAGCGGGTGGCGGGCAGGCCGCTCGCGTGGGGGCGAGCGGACCGCACTCTCGTTCCGCTGTTCCTCGCGACCTGTCGCCCGTAAGGCCGGGCTTCACGGCCGCAGCTGTCCTTGCACGCGACCTGTCGCCCGCAGAGCCGGGCTTCACGGCCGCTAAGTGTAAGAATCGAACCGGCACGGCCGCAGGCATGAGGAATTCCGTTACCCAGTCGGGTTGAGCTTGCCCCGCCGCCGCCGGACGGGGTAGTCTGCCCGGCGAGCGCAAGGCGCCGTACTTGCCCGCACGCGTCCGGAAGAACTTGGGCGGGCCCGAGAAGGCGTTCGGCCGTCTCGCCACCGGTAGCGGGAAAAGATCGGCGAGTGACGCAACGCCGCGGCACCCCGACAAAGAACGAAAGTGCCGGGCGCGGCGCCGAGTTAGGAGGACCGGACGTGACAGGCAAGCGAAAGTGGATGACGCGCGCGGCCGGGCTTCTGGTCGCCCTCACCGCGGGCGCGGGCACATGGGTCGCGCTGAACGCCACCGAACTCCGGGCGCGGTACGCGGCGGGCGAGTTGGCGGCCGCGGCCACCGATGAAGAGCGCGCGAAGTGGGCCGAATCGCTCATTGCATACGGCGACCCGGGAATGCGTCACCTCGCCGCGTGCGTTCAAAACGGCAGCGACCAAACTCGCGCCGCGGCGGTCGCCGCGATGGGCCAGTACCTCGACGCGCTCCCCGACGGCGACCCGCGCGCCGTGCGCTTCTCCGGCGCGGTCCTCGACGCCCTTCCGCCCACCAGCGAGACCGGAACGTGTGCCGTTATGCGGCTCGTCCCGCTCGTGCTCAAGCGAACCGGCAGCACCTACGCGATGCGGTGCCGCGGCGTTGCGGTCGAGGGGCTGAGGGTGGCGAGCCCCGAGACGCGACTCGCGGCCGTCCGGCTCGCCATGCACCCCGACATCAAATTGCGCGCCGAGGTGAAGCCGCTCCTGTCGGCGCCGGAACCAGAGGTGCGATCCGTGGCGCTGTTCGCGGTCGCTTCGGCCACGGACGGCGAGACGCTCGTCACGGACGAGGACCTGTTCCGCTGGCTGCACGACGCGGACGCGAGCGTTCGCAAGGTGTGCCGCGACGCGCTCGTCACGCGCGGGCGTTCCGAGGCGGAAATCGCGCTCGGCCAGCGGCTGACGCATACCGACCCGGCCGAGCGGCTGAAGCTACTCCTCGACTTGCGGTACGACGAGGAGGTGGCCGACCCGGAACCGTGGCTCGAACGGCTCAGCCGCGATCCGGAACCGGCGGTGCGGGCCGGTGCGACCCGCGTTGCGGTCGAACTGGCGACCGCTCACAAGTTGGTGTGCCCGGCGTGGGTCGCACGCGTTGCCGACGCCGACCCTCACCCGACCGTGCGGTTTGTGGCCGCGTACTATCGGAGTCAACCCATCGGCACGCCGGGCGGCCCGATCCGGCCCGTCGGTGGCCCCTGAGTGCATCGCTTTTTGGGCCTAAATGAGTGCGAAAGTGAACGAATCGAGCATATGAAAGCCGAGCGGGAGTCAATTTTCGGCCAAGCTTCTTCAAATTCACATCGTCGGCAGTCCGTCAACTAGAAAGTTCGGAAATTCCGCGCGCCGCGGCAGAATGCTCCTTGACGGCCCAACTTACCCGGTTTTACAGTGGAAGAACGATGAGAAGGCGCTGAAGGTCTGCGCAAGGGAGCGCGCGGATACGAAGGGGCACCGCACCAACTCCGATCGCACATCGGAGTGTCAACCGGCTGGTTGAGTTCTGCGGTGGTCGGTCGTGCATCGTCTTCGCGGAGGCGGGTGGACTCGCTTCCGAATGGAGTGGAGCGTTGGGCCGGTGTTTGCCCCACCGACCCCGGAAATTCACTCACGGAAAGATAGACACCAATGCTCGTGCTGTCCAGGAAAAAAAACGAGTCGATTGTCATCAACAACGACATCGTCATTACCGTGGTGGAGATCCGCGGTGACAAGGTGCGGCTCGGTATCGAGGCCCCCAAGGACGTGCCCGTTCACCGCCAAGAGGTGTACGAGGCGATTCACGGCGTGAAGGCTCCGGCCCAGCCGGCCCCCGTGGCCGCGACCAAGACCGAAGCCGAACACCGCGACTGACCCCCGCCCGTCTCCACTTCCGTTCGTCCGCCCCAGGCCGCCCGCCGGGACGGCTCCAACCTGCTATTTCACCCGCCAGCGGCCGGTCCCGTCACTTCTTGCTCAGGTCCGTGAACTTGATGTCCTTGAACTCGACGTGCATTTTCGGATAGCCGGCGTGGATCTGGAACGCGATGATCCCTTCGGCGGGTGCCGGGTTCTTGCCCCCGTTGTCCGGGAACTCCGCGTCCACCGTCACCTCGCCGTTCAGCTTGACGGTGACGTGGGTCCCCTTCGCTACCACGTGGTAGTCGTTGAACTCTTTCAGCTTGGCCACGTCCTTCTTGGGCTTGAGCAGGTAGCCGCCCACGCCCTCACCGTAGAGCGCACCGAAGTAGCCCGCGCCGACGTCCACTTGCGGGCCGTTGACGACGAACTTTTTCTCGTCCTTGAGGACGCTGCGGATCTGGATGCCGCTGTTGCCGACGCCGTCGCGGAGTTGGATCTTGCACGTCAGTTCGAAGTCGCCGTACTTCTTTTTCGAGCAGAAGAAGGTGTTGTACTTCGGGTCCTCTTTGGTCTCGCCGACGACGGTCCGGCCCTTCGCGTCGATCTTCCACAGGTCGGCGCGGCCCTCCCAGTTTTCGGGCCTGAGGAAGGCTTCGGTGTCGTCGGCCCGGGCCACCGGCGGCGCGGTCAGCGCGGCCAGCGCCAGAACGGATGTCGCGGTGCAGAGGCGCGAGAGACGCATGGAGAAGCTCCGAGGGGTGTAAGAGTGGGGCGGGCGTCCCGGTAACCGAAGCGGGACGGTGACATGGTTACGCCCCGCGCGTCCGAACGCAAGGGGCTGCTGAACACTGCTTGCCGCCGCCGCGCCGTCCACCTACGCTCAACCCCACCTGCCACCCCGTCCCGCCCGCTGGAGACCCAGCCCGTGTCGTTCCCCGCTCCCGGCGCCACCCTTCCGCCGGTCACCCGTTGGCTCGTCCTCACCGTCGCGGCCATCGGCTTCCTGTTCGACACTTACGAACTCCTGATGTTCCCGGTGATCGGGGCGCAGGCGCTCTCGGAGCTCCTCAAGGTGGCCCCGGACAGCGATCCGGTGCGGCTGTGGTCTGGGCGCATGCTCTGGATCGCGGCGCTGTCCGGTGGGGTGTTCGGGCTCCTCGGCGGGTTCCTCGTCGACCGCCTCGGCCGCAAAACGGTGATGGTCGGTAGCATCCTGGTGTACTCGCTCTCGCCGGTCGCCGCCGCGTACAGCACGGAACTGTGGCACCTGGTGCTGTTCCGCTGCACCACCTTCATCGGCGTGTGCGTGGAACTGGTCGCCGCCGTGACGTGGCTGGCCGAACTGTTCGCGGACAAGAAGCAGCGCGAGGTCGCGATCGGGTGGACGCTGGCGTGCGCCTCGCTCGGCGGCATCCTCGTGACGGAAGTGTTCAACGAGATCGGCGCGGAGCTGAGGGCCCACCCGGACGGGGCGTCGTGGCTCCCGGTGCCGGTGGCGGCGTGGCGGTACACGCTGCTCACCGGTCTCGTTCCGGGCGCGATGATCCTGGTCCTGATGCCGTTCGTGCCGGAGAGCCGGGTGTGGAAGGAGCGGAAACTGGCCGGCACGCTCAAGCGGCCCAACTTCGCCGAACTGTTCTCGCCGGCGCTGCGCAAGACGACCATCGTTACGACGCTCCTGTCCGCGTGCGGGTACGCCGCGGCCTTCGGCGCGCTGCAACTCACGCCGCTGCAAATGGTCCCGGGGCTCCCGTCCATCGCCCCGGTGCGCGAGGAGCACGCGCCGAACGTGAAAGCCGCGACCGGAAAGCTGAAGGCGGCCGAGAAGAGGCTGGAAGCGGCCGCGAGCGACGACGCGAAGGCGAAGGCCGAGACCAGCGTGAAAGCGGCGACGACGGAACTGGCCGCGGCCCGCAAGCCGATCAACGACGCGATCAACGCCAAGCGGGGCAACATCCAGCGGTGGCAGGAACTCGGCGGCCT from the Frigoriglobus tundricola genome contains:
- a CDS encoding HEAT repeat domain-containing protein; the encoded protein is MSIRTYLVLVLGALACAGCGTKEKSTSELLTDLKGGDERDRVIAVRTVPNGEPAQVLPALIEALKDKENDIRLSAAIKLGVIGEPARDALPALEAALSDRDARVRGAAGKAMSRIDPVKYPTPPKSAVKGR
- a CDS encoding DUF1559 domain-containing protein, which produces MRSARNTSAPKSPRGFTLIELLVVIAIIAILIGLLLPAVQKVREAAARMKCQNNLKQIGLALHNYENVNGYFPPGYTDGNTSTTSTPDNDVGPGWGWAAYVLPYLEQGNVYNQINLNQPVGTGVNAQVSQLQLSVFLCPSDPYQQSYSIYDSSFSSPIATVASSNYVGCNGWEECFNGASGNPQAGAGADGGSGVYGSGGAGVFYRNSHTRIASVTDGMSNTIFVGERSSNHAPSTWTGAVPGGRCPAWMATQPATAPNTPPSQAPTGSNGSAYDNADYGEALVLAHCNATHLPSADFPIFDPDTFYSYHTGKGANFLFGDGSVRFLTSGINPTTYQALATVGGGEVLGDF
- a CDS encoding HEAT repeat domain-containing protein gives rise to the protein MTGKRKWMTRAAGLLVALTAGAGTWVALNATELRARYAAGELAAAATDEERAKWAESLIAYGDPGMRHLAACVQNGSDQTRAAAVAAMGQYLDALPDGDPRAVRFSGAVLDALPPTSETGTCAVMRLVPLVLKRTGSTYAMRCRGVAVEGLRVASPETRLAAVRLAMHPDIKLRAEVKPLLSAPEPEVRSVALFAVASATDGETLVTDEDLFRWLHDADASVRKVCRDALVTRGRSEAEIALGQRLTHTDPAERLKLLLDLRYDEEVADPEPWLERLSRDPEPAVRAGATRVAVELATAHKLVCPAWVARVADADPHPTVRFVAAYYRSQPIGTPGGPIRPVGGP
- the csrA gene encoding carbon storage regulator CsrA — translated: MLVLSRKKNESIVINNDIVITVVEIRGDKVRLGIEAPKDVPVHRQEVYEAIHGVKAPAQPAPVAATKTEAEHRD
- a CDS encoding 3-keto-disaccharide hydrolase; protein product: MRLSRLCTATSVLALAALTAPPVARADDTEAFLRPENWEGRADLWKIDAKGRTVVGETKEDPKYNTFFCSKKKYGDFELTCKIQLRDGVGNSGIQIRSVLKDEKKFVVNGPQVDVGAGYFGALYGEGVGGYLLKPKKDVAKLKEFNDYHVVAKGTHVTVKLNGEVTVDAEFPDNGGKNPAPAEGIIAFQIHAGYPKMHVEFKDIKFTDLSKK
- a CDS encoding MFS transporter, with translation MSFPAPGATLPPVTRWLVLTVAAIGFLFDTYELLMFPVIGAQALSELLKVAPDSDPVRLWSGRMLWIAALSGGVFGLLGGFLVDRLGRKTVMVGSILVYSLSPVAAAYSTELWHLVLFRCTTFIGVCVELVAAVTWLAELFADKKQREVAIGWTLACASLGGILVTEVFNEIGAELRAHPDGASWLPVPVAAWRYTLLTGLVPGAMILVLMPFVPESRVWKERKLAGTLKRPNFAELFSPALRKTTIVTTLLSACGYAAAFGALQLTPLQMVPGLPSIAPVREEHAPNVKAATGKLKAAEKRLEAAASDDAKAKAETSVKAATTELAAARKPINDAINAKRGNIQRWQELGGLVGRVLFAILLVYVASRVLIRIFLLPGVVLLPVTYLVLYGGDYSIFATAIFFCGLVTVAQFSYVSEYLPKVFPVHLRGTGSAFATNVGGRMLGTMAATLNTELLSPLFSGENPQRVATAAAIIGGAVYAVALVLSFLLPVPREDEVPAPPVVPPAPEVPQG